One Urocitellus parryii isolate mUroPar1 chromosome 8, mUroPar1.hap1, whole genome shotgun sequence DNA window includes the following coding sequences:
- the LOC144256497 gene encoding PRAME family member 12-like, translated as MKKPQLEMLRVALDGLDMLLAQQDRPRRWKLQVLDLQKVHGNFWRTWSGAVVDARSPEVMKERQTVMASPHTGPTLPLKVLVNLCFQQRPLNAFLSFLFRWVDERKGLIQLCCKKLQICSLPIHNIERIFKSLDLDFIQQLDVQCFWRLSTLATFATYWGQMSNLRKLFFSHVYVSAYASQEERDQLMDDITSQFAKMDSLRRLYLDGIFLLEGRLCQVLRLLKTPMETLSITNCQLSDPDWNDLSGSPNLYQLIHLTLCGSKLMSFSPEPLVILIENAAATLETLNLQDCGITNSQLQAILPVLSCCSQLRVLSFNGNDISTLALSNLLLQTSRLTQLSLEKYPAPLKSYDAQGAIHPGRLFQLIDELMEILRGVREPKNVLFYTKLCQRCGNWFIYNLPSSPCRCWLPA; from the exons ATGAAAAAGCCACAGCTTGAGATGCTCCGAGTGGCACTGGATGGGCTGGACatgctgcttgcccagcaggatcgccccag aaggtggaaactgcaggtgctggatTTGCAGAAGGTTCATGGGAACTTCTGGAGGACGTGGTCTGGAGCCGTGGTCGATGCCCGCTCACCAGAAGTCATGAAGGAGAGGCAAACAGTGATGGCCTCTCCACACACAGGGCCCACTCTGCCCTTGAAGGTGTTAGTAAACCTGTGCTTCCAGCAAAGACCCCTGAATgcattcctctcctttctctttcgcTGGGTGGATGAGAGGAAGGGTCTGATACAGCTGTGCTGCAAGAAGCTGCAGATATGCTCTTTGCCCATCCATAACATCGAGAGGATCTTCAAGAGTTTGGATCTGGACTTTATCCAGCAGTTGGACGTGCAGTGTTTCTGGAGACTGTCCACCTTGGCTACTTTTGCTACCTATTGGGGCCAGATGAGCAACCTGAGGAAGCTCTTCTTCTCCCATGTCTATGTGTCTGCCTATGCTTCCCAGGAGGAGAGAGATCAGTTGATGGATGACATTACCTCACAGTTTGCCAAGATGGACAGCCTCCGGAGGCTGTACCTGGATGGTATCTTCCTCCTAGAAGGCCGTTTGTGCCAGGTGCTCAG GCTCCTGAAGACCCCCATGGAGACCCTCTCAATAACCAACTGCCAGCTCTCAGATCCAGACTGGAATGATCTGTCGGGGTCTCCAAACCTCTACCAGCTAATACACCTGACGCTGTGTGGCAGCAAATTGATGAGTTTCAGTCCTGAGCCCCTAGTAATTCTGATAGAGAATGCTGCAGCCACCCTTGAGACCCTAAACTTGCAGGACTGTGGGATCACCAACTCCCAGCTCCAGGCCATCctacctgtcctgagctgctgctcCCAGCTCAGGGTCTTGAGCTTCAATGGGAATGACATCTCCACATTGGCCCTGAGCAACCTGCTGCTTCAAACTTCCAGGCTGACCCAGTTGAGCCTAGAGAAGTACCCTGCCCCTCTGAAGAGCTATGATGCCCAGGGtgccatccacccagggagacttTTCCAACTCATCGATGAGCTGATGGAGATACTGAGGGGTGTGAGAGAGCCAAAGAATGTCCTTTTCTATACTAAACTCTGCCAAAGATGTGGCAACTGGTTCATCTATAACCTGCCCTCCAGTCCGTGTCGCTGTTGGCTGCCTGCCTAG
- the LOC144256498 gene encoding PRAME family member 12-like, whose product MSIQSPPTLLELAGRSLLSDKSRAVLDLEDLPIELFPQLFVEAFRRGHTEVLKKMVQAWPFTCLPLGALMRKPQLEMIRVALDGLDMLLAQQDRPRRWKLQVLDFRNVHYNFWKMWSGAMVDACSSEAIKKNRKLKHGLAMAAKPPLKVVIDLCLTERPLDEFQAHLFLWVTQRRDMVHLCCKRLKMFGKPTRHTRKVLRLLQLDCIQKVEVHCTWATSTLAACAPLLGQMRNLRKLLVSQVRVPAHTSPEEQERLLAQLTSQFLRLDCLRKFCVDAVLLLKGHLEQVLGHLKTPLKTLSVTNCRLSDSDWNYLSRFPNTRKLRHVELRGIKLTNFSPEPLKILLETVVATLKSLELESCRITDSQLQALLPVLSRCSQLRVLNFHGNHISMSALRDLLLHTATLSQLSRELYPAPLESYDAQGDIHPGRCSQLCAELTAIVRDFRQPKVLVFCAVPCPQCGSMFLYNKGLLQCCCPTAA is encoded by the exons ATGAGCATCCAGTCCCCACCCACGCTGCTGGAGCTGGCAGGGCGCAGCCTGCTGAGTGACAAGTCCAGGGCGGTCCTGGATCTGGAGGACCTTCCCATAGAGCTATTCCCACAactctttgtggaggccttcagAAGGGGgcacactgaggtcctgaagaaaatggtgcaggcctggcccttcacctgcctgcccctgggggcccTGATGAGGAAGCCACAGCTGGAGATGATCCGAGTGGCACTGGATGGGCTGGACatgctgcttgcccagcaggatcgccccag gaggtggaaactgcaggtgctggatTTTCGGAATGTTCACTACAACTTCTGGAAGATGTGGTCTGGAGCCATGGTCGATGCCTGCTCATCAGAGGCCATAAAAAAGAATCGAAAATTGAAACATGGTCTAGCAATGGCAGCTAAGCCACCCTTGAAGGTAGTCATAGACTTGTGCCTCACAGAAAGGCCCCTGGATGAATTCCAGGCCCACTTGTTCCTGTGGGTCACACAGAGGAGGGACATGGTACACCTGTGTTGCAAGAGGCTGAAGATGTTTGGGAAACCCACCCGCCACACAaggaaggtcctgagactgctgcagctggactgtatccagaaggtggaagtgcacTGCACCTGGGCAACCTCAACCTTGGCTGCTTGTGCTCCTTTATTGGGCCAGATGAGGAATctgaggaagctgcttgtctccCAGGTCCGTGTGCCTGCCCACACCTCCCCAGAGGAGCAGGAGCGGCTGCTTGCCCAGCTCACCTCGCAGTTCCTCAGGTTGGACTGCCTGCGGAAGTTCTGTGTGGATGCTGTCCTCCTCCTcaagggccacctggagcaggtgCTGGG GCACCTGAAGACCCCCCTGAAGACTCTCTCAGTAACCAACTGCCGGCTGTCAGATTCTGACTGGAATTATCTTTCCCGATTTCCAAACACCAGAAAGCTCAGACACGTGGAACTGAGGGGCATCAAACTGACCAATTTCAGTCCAGAGCCCCTCAAAATTCTGCTGGAGACTGTTGTAGCCACCCTGAAGAGCCTGGAGTTGGAATCTTGCAGGATCACTgactcccagctccaggccctgcTTCCTGTCCTGAGCCGCTGTTCCCAGCTCAGGGTTTTGAACTTCCATGGGAACCACATCTCCATGTCAGCCTTAAGGGACCTGCTGCTTCACACTGCCACGCTGAGCCAGTTGAGCAGAGAGCTataccctgcccctctggagagctatgatgccCAGGGTGACATCCACCCTGGGAGATGTTCCCAACTCTGTGCCGAGCTCACAGCAATAGTGAGGGACTTTAGGCAGCCAAAGGTCCTTGTGTTCTGTGCTGTCCCATGTCCTCAATGTGGCAGCATGTTCCTCTACAACAAGGGCCTCCTTCAGTGTTGCTGTCCAACAGCTGCCTAG